The segment CCCTCTCGCTGCGCCTGGATCCGTGGCCCGGATGGCCGAAAAGACACGCACCAGCAGGGGATTGATCTCTGCAGCGCGCTCGAAACAGTGCACCGCCAACGGTACCGGCCAGTGCCGCTGCAAAGCGCCGTCTGCGCTCACGCGGAGGGCTCGCGCGTCGGGAGCTCCAGCTTCCAGCCGGTGCGCTGTGTGAGCTTGGCCACATCTTCGAGCGTGTCCAGATCGGTGACGAAACGGGTGTTGCTGGTCTCATGCACATGCACCAGCTCGGGTTGCTTGTCGAGCAACTGACGGCAACCCAGATTGGCCTCGCTGGCCAGCACCTTGGCCAGCACTTCGGCATCCATCAGGACTGGGTTGCCGCGCTGGCCGTTCACCACCGGCACCACCACATGGCCGGCCGGCTTCTTCTTGAACGCGGCGATCAGCTCGGTCAGATCGTCTGCGCTGATGAGGGGCTGGTCAACCAGGAGCACGAACACCGCATCGAAATTGCCACGCAGGGCACTCAGCCCGGTGCGCACCGAACCCTGCTGACCCTGTTCGTAATTGGCGTTGTGCGCCAGGGTCACAGGAAAATCCTGCACCTGCGCCTCGACGGCATCTCGTTCAAAGCCAGTGACCACCACCACTTCATCCACCCCGGCGCCACTCAGGGCAATCAACTGGCGCTTGATCAGCGGCACGCCCTGCAAGCGGATCAGCGGTTTGGCCACACCGCCCATGCGCCGGCCTTCACCGGCGGCCAGGAGCACGGCACCGATACGCAGGCGGGCATAGAGTCCGCCACCTTGTTTGAGCAGGCATCCCATGTTTGTCTTCCTTGTCTCTTCAGATGTTCAATTCAGCAGTTCCGGCAATCTTGCCAGACTGGCCAGATTGTGCGCCGGCAGGAAGCGATTCACATGCGGGGCCGCCAGGACCATGGCGGCCGACGCCGGCACCTCCACCGTGGGATGCAGCCAGCCCACGCGAGCGCCGCGCGCGCGCACCTGCGCCAGCACCGCAGCCAAGGCCTCGGGTTCGTCTGTGTCGTAGCCGTCGCTGAACACCAGAAACAGGTCGCCCCGGTGCAGGCCGCGACCCAGGTGCGTGTGCAGCGCCTCGTGCAGACTGCTGGCGATGCGCGTGCCGCCACCGAAACCGAAGGTCACGGCGTTGATCTTTTCCTGCACACGGTCGCTGCGCCGTTTCATCAGCGGGGTGACCTCGGCCAGCTTGGTATGGAAGATGAAGGCGCGAGCGTCCATGACCTCGACGAAAGCACGGCTCAGGCGCAGGAAGAACTGCGCATGCACTTCCATGGAGCGGCTCACGTCCACCAGAACCACCACGCGGGGCTGGCGGCGCTGACGCCGCACATGGTGCAGCTGCACCAGCTCACCACCGGTCGCCAGCGCCTGGCGCAGCGAACGGCGCAGGTGGATCTGCCCGCTGCTTTGATGGTGTTGCAGGCGGCGCAGCAGTTGCGTGCGCAGCCGGCGTTTGAGCGCCTCGACCAGGGGTTCGAAGCGGTCCATGTCACCGGGCTGCCATTCGGAGAAATCGCGCTGCTCCAGCGGCGCGGTGCGGCTGGCACCGCCCTGTGCGCGCGGCGGCCCCGAAGCCTCTTCGAGTTCG is part of the Rhodoferax sp. BAB1 genome and harbors:
- a CDS encoding NTP transferase domain-containing protein — its product is MGCLLKQGGGLYARLRIGAVLLAAGEGRRMGGVAKPLIRLQGVPLIKRQLIALSGAGVDEVVVVTGFERDAVEAQVQDFPVTLAHNANYEQGQQGSVRTGLSALRGNFDAVFVLLVDQPLISADDLTELIAAFKKKPAGHVVVPVVNGQRGNPVLMDAEVLAKVLASEANLGCRQLLDKQPELVHVHETSNTRFVTDLDTLEDVAKLTQRTGWKLELPTREPSA
- a CDS encoding VWA domain-containing protein — its product is MQAIDPRQQLGEFAHYLREHGFILGYAEVELMMRAAAALPLAQWPRIESLWRGIACGSRKQWLKYPELHQAFWFPHKVKGTTRSSGLTRKGRTLPELVQQMHSELGQTPPDSKQAAKPTLGLADQAGSGELEEASGPPRAQGGASRTAPLEQRDFSEWQPGDMDRFEPLVEALKRRLRTQLLRRLQHHQSSGQIHLRRSLRQALATGGELVQLHHVRRQRRQPRVVVLVDVSRSMEVHAQFFLRLSRAFVEVMDARAFIFHTKLAEVTPLMKRRSDRVQEKINAVTFGFGGGTRIASSLHEALHTHLGRGLHRGDLFLVFSDGYDTDEPEALAAVLAQVRARGARVGWLHPTVEVPASAAMVLAAPHVNRFLPAHNLASLARLPELLN